Proteins encoded by one window of Acidobacteriota bacterium:
- a CDS encoding cupredoxin domain-containing protein produces the protein MKRSLIALFLLVTGVVGVGVVAVNVEAHTRTVKISVSRSGFSPSSIDAEAGHKLNLVFNRADKNNCGSKVVFAKLGITKNLPVGKDVVVSITPTEAGQISFACGMGMYKGSIVVSEG, from the coding sequence ATGAAAAGATCACTGATTGCCCTGTTTTTACTGGTTACCGGCGTGGTTGGCGTCGGGGTTGTTGCGGTGAACGTCGAGGCTCACACCAGAACGGTCAAAATTAGCGTCTCGAGAAGCGGCTTTTCGCCGTCGTCGATCGACGCCGAGGCGGGACATAAGCTAAATCTTGTGTTTAACCGCGCTGACAAGAACAACTGCGGCAGCAAGGTCGTATTTGCAAAGCTGGGTATTACCAAAAATCTGCCGGTGGGCAAAGATGTTGTCGTTAGCATCACGCCGACCGAGGCGGGACAAATATCATTTGCCTGCGGAATGGGAATGTACAAGGGAAGCATCGTCGTTAGCGAGGGCTGA
- a CDS encoding DUF305 domain-containing protein, which produces MKTLLLTATLGLAAVGLAACGQAGGNSSSMNHNSMMKNSNSSMNMNGMDHNSMPMNSNMSMDHSSMKSSPNAASQPYDLQFIDTMTAHHKGAVDMAKMVDGKTQNPDIKKFAAQIIADQEKEIGQMKGWREQWFAGKPAAMNMEMPGMMDSMKMDMAKLTNSKEKEFDLAFIDMMTPHHEGAVAMAKEALQKSEKAEIKTFAGQIIKAQEAEIKMMSEWKAKWSK; this is translated from the coding sequence ATGAAAACACTATTGTTAACGGCCACGTTGGGGCTGGCCGCCGTAGGTTTGGCCGCGTGCGGTCAGGCGGGGGGCAACTCGAGTTCCATGAATCATAACTCGATGATGAAGAATTCGAATTCATCAATGAATATGAACGGCATGGATCATAATTCGATGCCGATGAACTCGAACATGTCGATGGATCATTCGTCGATGAAAAGCTCGCCGAATGCAGCGAGTCAGCCTTACGATCTGCAGTTTATCGATACGATGACTGCCCATCACAAGGGAGCCGTCGATATGGCGAAGATGGTTGACGGTAAAACTCAAAATCCCGACATCAAGAAGTTCGCCGCGCAGATCATTGCCGATCAGGAAAAAGAGATCGGTCAGATGAAAGGATGGCGCGAGCAGTGGTTCGCGGGAAAGCCGGCGGCCATGAACATGGAAATGCCCGGCATGATGGATTCCATGAAGATGGATATGGCGAAGCTTACAAACTCCAAGGAGAAGGAATTTGACCTTGCGTTTATCGACATGATGACTCCGCACCACGAGGGAGCTGTTGCGATGGCGAAAGAAGCGTTGCAGAAGAGCGAAAAGGCAGAGATCAAAACGTTCGCCGGTCAGATTATCAAAGCTCAAGAAGCTGAGATAAAGATGATGAGCGAGTGGAAGGCGAAGTGGAGTAAATAG